Genomic DNA from Leptospira venezuelensis:
TGGATCCGTATGGACACTCTTCGTAAATTCAGAGAAGAGCCTTCTTTCTCACCTGACTGGGTTCCAAAAGTTCTAGACGAGCTTGTTACATCCGGAGAAGCAGCAAAAAGTAAATTAGATCCTAGAGAATATACTCTATCTATAGAATCTTCTCTCCGTAAAAAAACTTCCAAAAACGAAGAATACCTTCTACTCGGCCGCACCGAATTTCAACCAATGCAATATGTAAGAAGTAGAATGGAATCTTTCCTAAGAGCCAACGGAATTGACGAAGACATGATCGTTGACCTCACAATTGGATCCATCGAGGCAGTCGAAAATGCAGTCAAATACGGTGACGGTGGAAATGTAGAAGTAGCTTATACAATCGAAAAAAGTGGAATTTTTAAGATCCGACTGGTGAACAACCTGAGAGAATTGAATATCGAAGAAGATATAGAAAGAGGAAAATTTTCTTCCACAGCCACTCTCATGAGAGGGATGATGGTTATGCAAAAATTATTCGATAAAATGGATCTGGAAATCTTAGAGGATAAAAGACAGGCCTTGTTTATGGCCGAAAAAATCCTTCCGAAGTAAATTCCTCAGTTTTTTAAGTTTTACACTTTTTCGGTTTTCGGGTCTTTCTTTCTAAGAGTATGTCTTCGATTTTTAAAATTCATTCCAACTACAAAGCAGCCGGGGACCAAGTCCAGGCTATAGAAAAAATAGGCCAAGCATTTCAAAGGGGAGAAGATAAGGTTACCCTAGTGGGAGTGACTGGCTCCGGCAAAACATTCACCATGGCACAGGTGATCGCAAATATGGGACTTCCTACCTTGGTCCTCTCGCATAACAAAACTTTAGCGGCTCAGTTATTCAGAGAATTTAAGGAGTTTTTCCCTGAAAATGCTGTGGAGTACTTCGTTTCCTATTATGATTACTACCAACCAGAGGCTTACGTACCTTCTTCAGATACATTTATAGAAAAAGATATGTCGATGAATGAGGAGATAGACAAACTCAGGCTAAGAGCTACTTCTTCTTTATTGGAAAGGGATGATGTGGTCATTGTAAGCTCAGTCTCTTGTATTTATGGTTTAGGATCTCCAGAAGAGTATGTGAATTCAGTTGTCGCATTACAAAAAGGAGATATTATAGATAGAGATCAGGTCATTCGCAAACTTCTTCATATACAATATAATCGTAATGATACGGATTTCTCTCGTGGAAATTTCAGGGTGAGGGGTGATTCTATCGAAGTTTATCCTGCTTATCATACCGACGCTTTTCGAATCGAATTTTTCGGGGACGAAGTGGATTCAATTTCCAGGATCCATCCAGTTACGGCTCAAGTTATCGCTAAGCAGGAAAAATGTTTTATCTATCCTGCAAAACACTTCATCATGTCGCCTCCATTGATAAAGGACGCTGTCAAAAGAATTAAAGATGAGATGGCGGAACAAGAGATCAAGTTCACAAAAGAGAATAAATTTTTAGAAGCACAGCGTATCGTATCTCGCACGAATTACGATATGGAAATGCTCCAAGAGATGGGATACTGTAACGGGATCGAAAACTATTCCCGTCATCTTACAGGAAGAAAAGAAGGAGAAAGACCTGCCTGTCTGATAGATTATTTCCGCGGAGATTTTTTACTCATAGTGGACGAGTCTCACGTAACAATTCCTCAAGTAGGGGGAATGTTCGCGGGTGATAAAGCTCGTAAACAAACTTTAGTAGATTTTGGATTCAGATTACCTTCTGCCCTAGATAACAGACCTTTGAACTTTACGGAATTTGAAACTTTAACTCCTAAAACATTGTATGTATCTGCAACACCTGCTGAGTACGAATTAGAAAAGAGTAAAACAAGAGTAGAACAAATTATCCGTCCTACAGGACTTTTAGATCCGAATGTAGAAGTTCGACCTACTAAAAATCAGGTAGAGGATCTTCTCGTTGAGATCCGAAAAAGAATAGATCTAGGAGAAAGGGTTCTCGTCACAACATTGACCAAGAAGATGGCGGAAGATCTCTCGGATTATTATAAAGAATTAGGACTTAAAGTTTCTTATCTACACTCTGAGATAGAAACATTGGAAAGGATTGAGATTATCCGAGATCTTAGAAAGGGAATTTATGATGTCCTAATAGGGATCAACCTATTACGAGAAGGTTTAGATATCCCTGAGGTCTCTCTTGTTGCAATTTTAGATGCAGACAAAGAAGGTTTTTTAAGAAATTATAAATCTTTAATACAGACCATCGGTAGAGCAGCTAGGAATATCAACGGAACTGCCGTGTTGTACGCGGATAAGATGACAGATTCTATGACCAAAGCCATAGAAGAAACCAAAAGAAGAAGAACTATCCAGGAAGAACATAACCTGAAATACAGAATCTCTCCTCAAACGATCAAAAAGGAAATTGCCGATATGATCGAAAGGACAGAAAAAGAACTGGCTCCGGAAGAATATGCGGCCGAAGAGATCAATAAAAAGTTCAGAGAGAAAAACTTCTCTTCTAAAGAGGAAATGAAAGAGAAGATCAGAGAAGAAATGTTAAAAGCAGCCAAGGAACTCGATTTCGAAAGAGCGGCTTTACTCAGAGACAAAATGCTTACCATCAAAGTGAATCCTACAGAGGGAAAATGAGCTTAGACATCACAATCATTACTATAATTATCACAGGAGGAATAAGTCTTTATACATTATATGTAGACCAGAATCTTTTAGACAAACTCCTGCTGAGACCTTTCAGAGATTCTAAAGAAGGGAATTATTATACCTTAGCCACCAGTGGATTTGTTCATGCAGATTTCACTCATCTACTCTTTAATATGCTGACACTTTACTTTTTCGGAAGGCATGTGGATATGGTACTTGGACCCGTAGGATTTATGGGTCTGTACTTAGCGAGTATCTTGATCGCAAATCTGGTCTCTTTCCAGAAAAACAAATCAGATGCAAATTACGCAAGCCTAGGCGCGTCTGGAGGAACTTCCGGGATCGTTTTCGCTTCTATTTTATTCTATCCGTACTCTAAAATTTTCTTTTTCTTTATACCGATCCCAATCCCGGGACCTCTATATGCGATCTTATATTTAGGGTATTCTTACTATGCTTCTAAGAACAGACAAGATGGGATTAATCACGATGCACATCTTTATGGAGCGCTGACTGGACTCGCAGTAGCAATATTAGTGCAACCGAGTTCATTGATTGCATTTGTTAAATACGTGTTTGGCGGATTTATATAATATTTTTCTAAAATGCGAAAGGATTAACCTCCTTTCGCGATTTTATCCTTTATAAAAGCCTTAAATTTATCAGACCCAAAGCTAACATCCATTTTGATGATCTCAGGCGCGAGATAAGGATGTTTTTTCATAATATATTCTTCGATTGCGGCATACTTATCTGCTTTTGCTTTTAGAAGAATTTTGTTTTCCGAATCGATTGTAAGCTTTCCTTCCCATTGGTATAAAAGAGCCACTTCCGGAAAGATTGTGCCGCTTACGATTATACCTAACTGGAGCATTTCTGCAATATACTCTTCCGCTAAGTCGCGATCTGCTAAAGTAGTGAAGACTAAGATTTCTTGCGATGAAGACATGATTCCTCCGAGAAAAAGGAGGATAAGAAGTATTCATTCTTTGTCCAGTCTTTCTTTGGAGAGATCGGATCAGTATCTGGGAGCGTTCGGATCGGAATAATTCCCTTTGCCTGAATTCGGCATGGAACCTCTGGATGAAGAAGGAATATAATCATCACAAAGATTACTACATCTTCCTATACAATTTTCTCGTTTGCGATCCACAGTAATTGCGGTAAAAACAGTTTCTACCTTAGGGATTGGATATTGGGTCCAACATTGGCTCTTGCAGTTCCCGTATTTGGCGGCGCAGTTCCGAGCAGTAATTTGATCAGAACCTGCTGAGATCATCATATCGAAAAGTTCTTGTTCTTCTCTGGTTTTGAATTCGCCTTTTTTACCTCTTTTGGAAAGTTCCTGTTTGCTCAGATTGGCATTTTCTGCTTCTGGAAAATCCTCGATGGAGCCTTTTCCTTTAATCTTGCCTGATTCGTCGGAACTCCAATCGACTGCGAAAAAGCAGTTTAGAATAAAGAAGAATAATAATAGTGCGAATTTAATTTTCATCAGGCTTTTAAAAATAAACCTTTGGGATTAGGATTCTTTAAATATTTTCGTCCCTTAACAAATAAATACATAATTTTTGCACTCTTTTACATAGAAAACGAATGGAAAAAAATTTCCAAACAGGGTCTCAATAGTATTGAATGTAGGATAACCTACAATAGAGTCTGTCTAAGCAGTACTTAAGACCTAAGAAATTGAATGGGGGGTCTTTTAGTGAGTAGTTTTTTTACAAGTACATCAGTAAAACGTTTCTTTCTCTTCTCTTTAGCTATCCTTTTTATCTCTAATTGTAGCGCACTCGACTGGGGCTGGGTTAAACTCCCATCCGGACTCGCCTGGGAACAAGACGAAACCTTAGATAGAAACCCTGTTGAAGGTTTCCGAGTGGAATTTCCGGAAGAATTGGGACTGGATTCAAGGCCCTTGGTAGAACTTTCCAAAAAGTTTAGAAAAGAAAAAACAGAAGTCCGTTCTCTTCTCATCCTGAAAGAAGGCAACCTAGTATTTGAAAGGTATGCCGGTGGTATCTCAAGAAATCATAATCATAATATGTATTCTGTGACCAAGTCAGTGGTCTCCATGTTGTTAGGGATTTGTTATACGAATGATTGTGGAGTGGATTTAGAAGATAGTCTTTCTTCTGCTGAGTCGGGATTGCCTGGCCTTCTTCCTTCCGAGTTAAAAGGAAAGGAATCTATCCGACTCAAGGACGCATTACGTATGAGTTCCGGAATGGGTTGGGACTCATTTCCTAAAAAAGAAGATATCAGAACAGACGCCGACCCGCTTGCGATTGCTTGGATTCCTGCAGTATCTTCGGCGCCTGGAACTAAATTCGAATATTCTAATGGAGATACTCAATTGGTCGCAGGTTATCTGGAAGCCAAGACTGGTAAGACATTATATGAATATTCCAAGAACACTGCATTCTCTTGGTTAGGTTTTAAAGGAGAAGAATGGAATACATCTAAATCCGGAAGACAGACAGCTGGTTTCGGACTTCGCCTGAGACCAATCGATATGGCAAAGTTAGGACAACTGTATCTTGACGGAGGAAAATGGCAGGGCCGCCAGATCCTAAAACCTGAGTGGATTGCAATGACCTTAGAACCGGGGATTGAGAAAAGGTACGGGCTCCAGTTTTGGATCCATGAATTTGAAGGAAAGCCTAGCTTCATGGCAAACGGGAAGGGTGGCCAATTTATCTATGTGATCCCTCATCGTAAGATTGTTATAGTGATGACTAGCGCTATCTGGGATAAGGCACCTGATTTAGTTTTAAGTTCTGTGCTGGATGCGATTAAAGCTTCTTTAATATCCACCGATAAAATCCCTTCTCCTGACAGGGAAGAAGCGTTACTTAGAGAGCTGAAAATATCTGCCAGAACTTCTTTGGATCCTAAGCTTAAAGAAGGAGCGGATGAAACAAGGATTGCAGCGGAACCAGGGATGAAACAAAATCATCCTTAAATGAAGACCGTTCTAATCCCAATCCCTCAAATCGATTTCGACCCAACAGAAGTATCCGTCCCTTGGAAGGTTTTAAAAGAAAACGGATATAAGATCATATTTACTACCCCAACTGGAAGCTCCGGAGAGGCTGATTTTAGAATGGTGACCGGTAAAGGTTTAGGAATTTTATCTCCAGTTTTAAGAGCGAAGAATGATGATGTTCTTTTGTATAGAGAATTAGAAAAATCGAATGAGTTTCTAAGCCCGAAAAAATACGAGTCTGTCAAATTAGATTCTTTTGACGTTCTGCTTCTTCCGGGAGGACATGCAAAAGGAATGAGAGTTTATCTAGAATCTGAACCTTTACAAAAGTTGGTTGGGAATACTTTTGCGGAAGGAAAGCCTGTTGCAGCGATTTGTCATGGGGTGCTTCTCGCCGCAAGATCCAAAAACCCTAAAACAAAAAAGTCCAGCTTATATGGACTAAAAACCACAGGACTTTTGAAATCTCAGGAACTTCTGGCATGGAATTTAACTAGAGCTTGGCTTGGGGATTATTATAGAACTTATCCTACACCATTACAAGACGAAGTAATTTCCTTTTTAGAATCCAGCACAGACTTTCAAGAAGGTCCAATGCCTATTGGAAGAGATAGTTTCGCTAATACTAAACCAGGGTTCAGCGTTTTAGATAAGTCTTATCTTTCTGCAAGATGGCCTGGAGATGCACATAAGTTTGCCAAAGAACTTCCCGAATTCTTCGGATAGTTCTAGTTTTTGATTTTCCTCTAATATAATCTATGCACACTGACTACAGAGGGTTCGGATCTTGAACTCTCTACTAAGAACGAAATGAGTTCAAAAGAACATTATATTTTCCTAGATGTGGGAGATACTCTCCTAACAATGAAAAAACCCGCGGGGGAAGTGTATTTTGAAGTTCTAAAGGAATTCGGTTTAGACGGCTCCAAACATCCGAACGGATATATGGAAAGAGCCTTTCGAAAGGCTTATGCCCACATGACGCGTCATCCACTTCCTGACTTCAGAGATAAATTCCATGCTCATACGGATGGAAGCGAAGGCTGGTGGAGAGAATTGCTTGGTTTCTTCCTAAAAGAAATAGGCTCAGATCTAGAACCAGACCCTATTTTTCAATCTATATTCAAACGTTTTGATGAACCTTCCGTCTGGGAAATAGATCCAGGCTTTTATGAGCTAGTTGAATTTGCAAAACAAAGAGGTTCAGGTTTAGGGATCATTTCTAATTGGGATCATCGACTCAAACAACTCTTGTCCAGCGTTGGTGTACTGGATTATTTTTATCCAGTAATTGTTTCTGCAGAATTCGGATACGAAAAACCTTCTCCCTTAATTTTTCAAGAAGCGGAGAAG
This window encodes:
- a CDS encoding ATP-binding protein — translated: MSFSLGEIEARIRELLANGLTGNSQDFHAWIRMDTLRKFREEPSFSPDWVPKVLDELVTSGEAAKSKLDPREYTLSIESSLRKKTSKNEEYLLLGRTEFQPMQYVRSRMESFLRANGIDEDMIVDLTIGSIEAVENAVKYGDGGNVEVAYTIEKSGIFKIRLVNNLRELNIEEDIERGKFSSTATLMRGMMVMQKLFDKMDLEILEDKRQALFMAEKILPK
- the uvrB gene encoding excinuclease ABC subunit UvrB; protein product: MSSIFKIHSNYKAAGDQVQAIEKIGQAFQRGEDKVTLVGVTGSGKTFTMAQVIANMGLPTLVLSHNKTLAAQLFREFKEFFPENAVEYFVSYYDYYQPEAYVPSSDTFIEKDMSMNEEIDKLRLRATSSLLERDDVVIVSSVSCIYGLGSPEEYVNSVVALQKGDIIDRDQVIRKLLHIQYNRNDTDFSRGNFRVRGDSIEVYPAYHTDAFRIEFFGDEVDSISRIHPVTAQVIAKQEKCFIYPAKHFIMSPPLIKDAVKRIKDEMAEQEIKFTKENKFLEAQRIVSRTNYDMEMLQEMGYCNGIENYSRHLTGRKEGERPACLIDYFRGDFLLIVDESHVTIPQVGGMFAGDKARKQTLVDFGFRLPSALDNRPLNFTEFETLTPKTLYVSATPAEYELEKSKTRVEQIIRPTGLLDPNVEVRPTKNQVEDLLVEIRKRIDLGERVLVTTLTKKMAEDLSDYYKELGLKVSYLHSEIETLERIEIIRDLRKGIYDVLIGINLLREGLDIPEVSLVAILDADKEGFLRNYKSLIQTIGRAARNINGTAVLYADKMTDSMTKAIEETKRRRTIQEEHNLKYRISPQTIKKEIADMIERTEKELAPEEYAAEEINKKFREKNFSSKEEMKEKIREEMLKAAKELDFERAALLRDKMLTIKVNPTEGK
- a CDS encoding rhomboid family intramembrane serine protease; this translates as MSLDITIITIIITGGISLYTLYVDQNLLDKLLLRPFRDSKEGNYYTLATSGFVHADFTHLLFNMLTLYFFGRHVDMVLGPVGFMGLYLASILIANLVSFQKNKSDANYASLGASGGTSGIVFASILFYPYSKIFFFFIPIPIPGPLYAILYLGYSYYASKNRQDGINHDAHLYGALTGLAVAILVQPSSLIAFVKYVFGGFI
- the cutA gene encoding divalent-cation tolerance protein CutA — protein: MSSSQEILVFTTLADRDLAEEYIAEMLQLGIIVSGTIFPEVALLYQWEGKLTIDSENKILLKAKADKYAAIEEYIMKKHPYLAPEIIKMDVSFGSDKFKAFIKDKIAKGG
- a CDS encoding LIC_10730 family protein, with translation MKIKFALLLFFFILNCFFAVDWSSDESGKIKGKGSIEDFPEAENANLSKQELSKRGKKGEFKTREEQELFDMMISAGSDQITARNCAAKYGNCKSQCWTQYPIPKVETVFTAITVDRKRENCIGRCSNLCDDYIPSSSRGSMPNSGKGNYSDPNAPRY
- a CDS encoding serine hydrolase domain-containing protein, translating into MGGLLVSSFFTSTSVKRFFLFSLAILFISNCSALDWGWVKLPSGLAWEQDETLDRNPVEGFRVEFPEELGLDSRPLVELSKKFRKEKTEVRSLLILKEGNLVFERYAGGISRNHNHNMYSVTKSVVSMLLGICYTNDCGVDLEDSLSSAESGLPGLLPSELKGKESIRLKDALRMSSGMGWDSFPKKEDIRTDADPLAIAWIPAVSSAPGTKFEYSNGDTQLVAGYLEAKTGKTLYEYSKNTAFSWLGFKGEEWNTSKSGRQTAGFGLRLRPIDMAKLGQLYLDGGKWQGRQILKPEWIAMTLEPGIEKRYGLQFWIHEFEGKPSFMANGKGGQFIYVIPHRKIVIVMTSAIWDKAPDLVLSSVLDAIKASLISTDKIPSPDREEALLRELKISARTSLDPKLKEGADETRIAAEPGMKQNHP
- a CDS encoding type 1 glutamine amidotransferase domain-containing protein yields the protein MKTVLIPIPQIDFDPTEVSVPWKVLKENGYKIIFTTPTGSSGEADFRMVTGKGLGILSPVLRAKNDDVLLYRELEKSNEFLSPKKYESVKLDSFDVLLLPGGHAKGMRVYLESEPLQKLVGNTFAEGKPVAAICHGVLLAARSKNPKTKKSSLYGLKTTGLLKSQELLAWNLTRAWLGDYYRTYPTPLQDEVISFLESSTDFQEGPMPIGRDSFANTKPGFSVLDKSYLSARWPGDAHKFAKELPEFFG
- a CDS encoding HAD-IA family hydrolase; translation: MSSKEHYIFLDVGDTLLTMKKPAGEVYFEVLKEFGLDGSKHPNGYMERAFRKAYAHMTRHPLPDFRDKFHAHTDGSEGWWRELLGFFLKEIGSDLEPDPIFQSIFKRFDEPSVWEIDPGFYELVEFAKQRGSGLGIISNWDHRLKQLLSSVGVLDYFYPVIVSAEFGYEKPSPLIFQEAEKIVGLSPDKLIYCGDKVELDIVPTRSRGWTAFHKHVEGDIRDLGELTSILKKG